A genomic window from Populus nigra chromosome 7, ddPopNigr1.1, whole genome shotgun sequence includes:
- the LOC133699189 gene encoding uncharacterized protein LOC133699189, whose translation MESDTVEHNGGCHCRRVRWRVQAPSSVVAWQCNCSDCSMRGNISFIIPSEKFELLGDSKEFLTTYTFGTHTAKHTFCKVCGITSFFIPRSNPDDVAVTFKCVDPGTLNDVEIKHYDGINWESSYKQTGIASCSKGAD comes from the coding sequence ATGGAATCAGATACAGTAGAGCACAATGGAGGATGCCATTGCAGGAGAGTAAGATGGCGAGTCCAAGCACCAAGTAGTGTTGTAGCTTGGCAATGCAATTGTTCAGATTGTTCCATGAGGGGCAACATATCCTTCATTATCCCTTCTGAGAAGTTTGAGCTTCTGGGAGATTCCAAAGAATTCCTTACGACCTACACCTTTGGCACGCATACGGCAAAGCACACATTCTGTAAGGTTTGTGGCATAACTTCGTTTTTCATTCCACGATCAAATCCAGATGACGTCGCAGTTACATTCAAATGCGTTGACCCAGGGACTCTCAATGATGTTGAGATTAAGCACTATGATGGGATTAATTGGGAAAGCTCATACAAACAGACAGGCATTGCTTCATGCTCTAAAGGTGCGGACTGA
- the LOC133699720 gene encoding methionine aminopeptidase 2B-like, producing the protein MMASEDVKTQVPVEENGTKEEEKNGNLEASTSNENGDSSDVSSVIQKEDEEGEEEETKEVTKKKKKKNKSKKKKESPKQTDPPSIPVVDLFPSGEFPEGEIQQYKDDNLWRTTSEEKRELERLEKPMYNSVRQAAEVHRQVRKYMKSILKPGMLMTDLCETLENTVRKLISENGLQAGIAFPTGCSLNWVAAHWTPNSGDKTVLQYDDVMKLDFGTHIDGHIVDCAFTVAFNPMFDPLLEASREATNTGIKESGIDVRLCDVGAAIQEVMESYEVEINGKVFQVKSIRNLNGHSIGPYQIHAGKSVPIVKGGEQTKMEEGEFFAIETFASTGKGYVREDLECSHYMKNFDVGHIPLRLPRAKQLLATINKNFSTLAFCRRYLDRLGETKYLMALKNLCDSGIIQPYPPLCDVKGSYVSQFEHTILLRPTCKEVISRGDDY; encoded by the exons ATGATGGCGAGTGAAGACGTGAAAACCCAAGTTCCTGTTGAAGAAAATGGgactaaagaagaagagaaaaatgggAATTTAGAGGCTTCAACTAGCAATGAAAACGGTGATTCTTCTGATGTTTCTTCTGTGATacaaaaagaagatgaagaaggagaagaagaagagaccaaag AAGttacaaagaagaaaaagaagaaaaataaaagcaa GAAAAAGAAGGAATCACCAAAGCAGACTGATCCACCCTCTATTCCTGTTGTTGATCTCTTTCCATCTGGGGAGTTTCCTGAAGGTGAAATTCAACAGTACAAAGATGA TAATTTATGGAGGACTACGTCTGAAGAGAAAAGAGAGTTGGAGCGTCTTGAAAAGCCAATGTATAATTCAGTTCGACAGGCAGCAGAAGTTCATCGCCAG GTACGGAAGTATatgaaaagcattttgaaacCTGGAATGTTAATGACGGATCTCTGTGAGACCTTGGAGAACACAGTTCGTAAGCTAATATCAGAGAATGGTCTACAAGCTGGCATTGCATTTCCTACTGGATGCTCTCTGAACTG GGTCGCTGCTCATTGGACCCCAAATTCAGGGGATAAGACAGTGCTTCAGTATGATGATGTGATGAAATTGGATTTTGGGACCCATATTGATG GACATATCGTGGACTGTGCATTTACAGTGGCATTCAACCCTATGTTTGATCCACTACTTGAAGCATCACGTGAGGCAACCAACACGGGAATCAAG GAATCTGGGATTGATGTGCGTCTTTGTGATGTTGGTGCTGCCATCCAAGAAGTCATGGAATCATACGAGGTTGAAATTAATGGAAAGGTGTTTCAAG TTAAGAGTATCCGAAATTTGAATGGGCACAGCATTGGACCCTATCAGATTCATGCTGGAAAATCTGTTCCCATAGTTAAAGGAGGGGAGCAGACAAAGATGGAAGAGGGTGAATTTTTTGCAATTGAAACATTTGCATCTACAG GCAAAGGATATGTAAGAGAAGATCTAGAGTGCAGCCATTACATGAAAAATTTTGATGTTGGCCATATCCCTCTGAGGTTGCCAAGAGCAAAGCAACTGCTAGCAACAATCAATAAGAACTTCTCCACATTGGCCTTTTGTAGACGGTATTTAGATCGCCTCGGTGAGACTAAATATTTGATGGCACTAAAAAATTTGTGCGATTCTGGCATCATTCAG CCTTATCCTCCTCTATGCGATGTTAAGGGCAGTTATGTATCCCAATTCGAGCATACCATCCTACTGCGGCCAACCTGCAAAGAGGTCATATCGAGAGGCGATGACTACTAG
- the LOC133698576 gene encoding LOW QUALITY PROTEIN: probable receptor-like protein kinase At1g11050 (The sequence of the model RefSeq protein was modified relative to this genomic sequence to represent the inferred CDS: deleted 2 bases in 1 codon), which translates to MGGSPDLDLLRFLVLILLCRAHTYAVAETTTSTAATCPMDFSYVLRIPWNRSLCQNFQPPDENDNTNTTSKPQCCQSLLSLFGVAIAQHLKETSLFRLPNLATSNSCLRDYQSKLNSFSLANNLVSYCLDPLQFVTKPNICARIESLQDWVARLGKSTSLDTACKSDLTDNTACDGCVRAGYKVQSMLLSIDGNQTHATNCFYFAILYAAGIVNEFGPESDGAVSCILGLELNSRVGSASKAHSALVFGLTGAGVALLVMFSLLGLYFWYDKKWRRKKNSGFGFDLDEQQGSRPKLRPNTGSIWFKIQDLEKATDNFSQKNFIGRGGFGFVYKGTLSDGTVVAIKRVIESDFQGAAEFCNEVEIISNLKHRNLVPLRGCCVIDDDDDDGNNDERGNQRYLVYDYMSNGNLDDHLFPSSGNQIGKQPLSWPQRKSIILDVAKGLAYLHYGVKPAIYHRDIKGTNILLDADMRARVADFGLVKQSKEGQSHLTTRVAGTHGYLAPEYALYGQLTEKSDVYSFGVVVLEIMCGRKALDLSSGGSPRALLITDWVWSLVKAGKVEEALDASLLRCGDSSNSNPKGIMERFVLVGILCAHVMVALRPTILVALKMLEGDIEVPPIPDRPMPLGHPSFHADGNNFSISPALSGDQLLSGDMLR; encoded by the exons ATGGGGGGTAGCCCTGATCTTGATCTGTTAAGGTTTCTTGTCTTGATATTACTCTGTCGCGCACACACCTATGCAGTCGCAGAAACCACCACCAGTACAGCAGCAACATGTCCCATGGACTTCAGCTATGTCTTAAGAATCCCATGGAACAGGAGTCTTTGTCAGAACTTCCAACCTCCTGATGAAAATGACAATACCAACACCACTAGCAAGCCCCAATGTTGTCAAAGTTTACTGTCCCTCTTTGGGGTCGCGATAGCCCAACATCTCAAGGAAACCTCTCTTTTTCGTCTCCCAAACTTAGCCACCTCTAATTCTTGCCTCCGAGATTACCAGTCAAAGCTCAACTCTTTTTCTCTTGCCAACAATCTCGTCTCATACTGCCTGGACCCTTTACAGTTTGTAACAAAACCAAACATCTGTGCCCGTATAGAGTCATTACAAGATTGGGTTGCTCGACTTGGTAAGTCAACTTCGCTTGATACAGCTTGCAAGTCTGATCTCACTGATAATACAGCTTGTGATGGATGTGTTAGAGCTGGTTATAAAGTACAGTCCATGTTGTTGTCTATTGATGGTAATCAAACCCATGCTACAAATTGTTTTTACTTTGCAATTCTTTATGCTGCTGGTATTGTTAATGAGTTTGGTCCTGAAAGTGATGGTGCTGTTTCATGTATATTGGGTTTGGAGTTAAATTCACGTGTTGGTTCAGCTAGTAAGGCTCATTCTGCTCTTGTATTTGGCTTAACTGGTGCCGGTGTTGCTCTTTTGGTAATGTTTAGTTTGTTAGGATTGTATTTTTGGTATGATAAGAAatggagaaggaaaaagaattcagggtttggttttgatttagATGAACAGCAAGGGTCTAGGCCTAAACTGAGGCCGAATACAGGGTCAATTTGGTTTAAAATTCAGGATCTTGAGAAGGCAACAGATAATTTTTCGCAGAAGAATTTTATAGGGAGAGGtgggtttggttttgtttaCAAGGGGACTTTATCTGATGGGACAGTGGTGGCTATTAAAAGGGTTATAGAATCTGATTTTCAGGGTGCTGCGGAGTTTTGCAATGAGGTTGAGATTATTAGCAACTTGAAGCACAGGAATTTGGTCCCACTCAGAGGGTGTTGTgtgattgatgatgatgatgatgatggaaatAATGATGAGAGAGGGAATCAAAGGTATCTTGTTTATGATTACATGTCAAATGGAAATCTCGATGACCATCTATTTCCATCATCAGGTAATCAAATTGGAAAGCAACCTTTAAGTTGGCCTCAAAGAAAGAGCATAATTTTGGATGTGGCAAAGGGATTAGCTTATTTGCACTATGGAGTGAAGCCTGCAATATATCATAGAGATATCAAGGGGACCAATATATTGTTAGATGCTGATATGAGAGCAAGAGTTGCCGATTTTGGGTTGGTAAAGCAGAGTAAGGAAGGACAATCTCATCTTACTACAAGAGTGGCTGGAACTCATGGGTACTTAGCACCCGAATATGCTCTTTATGGTCAATTGACTGAGAAGAGCGATGTTTATAGCTTTGGAGTGGTTGTTTTGGAGATAATGTGTGGGAGAAAAGCTCTTGATTTGTCTTCAGGGGGTTCACCTCGTGCTCTCTTGATCACCGACTGGGTCTGGTCGTTGGTGAAAGCTGGAAAAGTGGAAGAGGCTTTGGATGCTTCTTTGTTGAGATGTGGGGATTCTTCTAATTCAAATCCGAAAGGGATAATGGAGAGGTTTGTGCTGGTTGGGATTTTGTGTGCTCATGTAATGGTGGCTCTAAGGCCAACCATTCTTGTTGCGTTGAAAATGTTAGAGGGAGATATTGAAGTTCCACCAATTCCAGATCGACCAATGCCTCTTGGGCATCCTTCGTTCCATGCTGATGGCAATAACTTCAGCATCTCACCAGCATTGAGTGGGGACCAA TTACTTTCTGGAGACATGCTTAGGTAA